TGCTTGGCCCATATGGTGCCAAGTCCAGTCCAACCCATCTTTCCAGATTCAGCCATTTCACTCTCCTGCCACTAGAACCCTCCTCATTCCCTGTCTCTGCCCTAGAAGGGACACTGATATCTGCCTCACTATCTGCCAGGTTAACTCCCCAACTCTTCATGACCTAACTCACATTTTGACCTTAGCTTTCTAGGGCTCTTTTCTCATGCTAGGCACTGGGACAGAGCAAATAAGCAGCCCAGTTCTGCTCACCTCAAACTCCCTGGCAATAAAGCACTTTGTCATCTGGCCCTTTTTGAAGATCTGCTCTGAGGTAGGCGCTGGGGATATACTCTGGACAAGTACTTGCCTCAAAGCTGAGCTTCCAGGCTGGCCCTTCTCTGTTCCACCTCCATTTTGATCCTGCCTCCTTTCCAGCATGTGACCACACTGTGCTGTAATGAGTTTTAACTTTCTTTAGCTCCTACAGACCTGGAGccttgtcttattttttgtttgtcagTTCAAACTCCTggggctgtttgttttttttttttaacattttgtttatttgagagtgagagactaagagcacaagctgggggagggagagaaggttagggagagggagaagcagactccatcccaggacgctgggatcatgacctgagccaaagggagatgcttaactgactgaaccacccaggagatgcttaaccgactgagccaacccaggTTCTTCTGTCTTTAGCACGTATTTCATGCGCTCTGTAGTAGTCCAGACCTAATCTAATCTTTCCCCAGGCTGGGGCTTTTAAGGATGATGTGGGGTCAGTTCACAAAGAAGTCCTGAGCAAATgtactttgaattaaaaaatgaacatttgaaaATGGACAAATGGGATGGTAAGCTCTTTGGGTTTGGTGGTATACATGCAGCAGTTCCTAGATAGGCCGAACGTTGACTAGTTGGCTTTTATATTTCATGCTGGCAGGGTGTGGAGTCAttcactctcttcctcctccccctagCTTTTCCTACTCATGCCAGGAGGGAGAAACGAAGGAGCTCTGGTCTTCAGGTCACCACCTCAAATCCTGCCGAGCCGTGGTCTTCTCTGAAGATGGACAGAGTGAGTATTGGGCAGGGCAGCCAGCAATTTGGTGGCAAGGGAGCAGTGAGCAGCACCATGACCTGGGCACCTTTCCCCCCAGAACTTGTCACTGTCTCCAAGGACAAAGCCATCCATGTTCTAGATGTGGAGCAGGGCCGACTGGAAAGACGCATTTCCAAGGCTCATGGGTAAGGGGAGCTAATTGTGTGTTGAGGTCAAGGGTAAGGTGGTAGGTTCCTCCCGGGACAAAGATGCTTCAGGAAGCTCTGTATCTCTAGTGCCCCCATCAACAGTCTGCTGCTGGTAGATGAAAATGTCCTGGCCACTGGGGATGACACAGGTGGCATCCGGCTCTGGGACCAGCGGAAGGAGGGCCCCTTAATGGATATGCGGCAGCATGAGGAGTATATTGCCGACATGGCTCTGGACCCAGCCAAGAAGCTGCTGCTTACAGCCAGGTACAGCCTCAAAGctgcttccctttcccttccctgttaAAGCGCCCTCCTTCAATGGGAGCTTTGGCCAAGCCTGCTGCTCTGCTCTTTCTACAGTGGGGATGGCTGCCTGGGTGTCTTCAACATCAGGCGACGCCGGTTTGAACtgctctcagagcctcagtctgGAGACCTGACCTCTGTCACTCTCATGAAAGTACATCTGGGTATGGGGGTTTGGGAGTATGATAGGATCTATTCTGACAGGGCTCCACAAACATGGTTTTATTTCCTGCAGTATGGGAAGAAGGTGGCCTGTGGCTCCAGTGAAGGCACCATCTACCTCTTCAACTGGAATGGCTTCGGGGCCACAAGTGATCGGTTTGCCCTAAGAGCAGAGTCTATTGACTGCATGGTTCCAGTCACTGAGAGCCTGCTGTGCACGGGTTCCACTGATGGAGTCATCAGGTGAGAGAAGCCAggacagccctgagatcacacGAGGGGCAGACCCAACCAGCCAAGATCCAACACTCTTTTCTCCCTGCCCAGGGCTGTCAATATCCTGCCGAATCGTGTGGTGGGCAGTGTGGGCCAGCATGCTGGGGAGCCCGTGGAGAAGCTGGCCCTCTCCCACTGCGGCCACTTCCTGGCCAGCAGTGGCCACGACCAGCGCCTCAAGTTCTGGAACATGGCCCAGCTGCGGGCTGTGGTAGTAGATGACTACCGCCGGCGCAAGAAAAAGGGAGGGCCACTGCGGGCACTGAGCAGCAAGGCCTGGAGCACAGAGGACTTCTTTGCAGGACTGAGGGAAGAGGGTGAAGACTCCACAgctcagaaggaagaagaggagagtgaGGATGATAGTGATTGAAGAGATGAGCTGAATCTCAAGATAGGTCCTCACTGGGCAAGTCTTGCTTCCAGGCTGGATACCCAGAGAGGCTACGAACTTCTAATCTCTTGCGCATGTGCGGAGATGCACAGCTGGAGGCTCAGGACTGAGGGTCCTGACGGGAGGAAGTACTCGCTCCGCGGCAGCCGCGCCCTCTGCCAGAGTCAGAGAAGCCCACAGCTGGGGCAAGACAGCACGGACACAGGTGTACACCAACCAGGGGTTTAATATAAATACAACCAGCATAGAAAAACCCAAAATCACACATACACTATAACCAGAATGTCAAGTAGTGGGGACAAAAGGCAGATTTCTGACCCTCTGGCTCAGCCAGCCTccaaataaaatcaacaaagatGACAAACCAAAGTAAGAAGTGAGATTCATACTAAGCTGTGGGAGAAGAGggggtgtttgtgtgtctatCACACACAGAACGGCCAAGGAATCCCACGGGGCCAAGTCAGAGCCTGGGCCAGGAGGGGGAGAGCAAGGTCCCTCACCACAACTTAGCCAAACCCGAGCTTTCCCAGGTGTGCTGGGGCCCTGCCCCAGCGGGAGGCTGCGTCAGAGGTAGGGCAGGGCCCGGCTCCTCCTCTTCGAGATCAGGTTGTGGCTGCCTAGGCCTGCTGGGCTGGGGACTGACACAGGTTCTGCCAACTCGTTCAGGCTGCCTGTGAAGAGGACGGGGTCACTGCTTAACCATGGCACCCGCCTCAGCCGGCCGTAAAAGGCTGGCTCCGGACTCACTCAGCGCCTCTAGCAGCCTTGCAGACACCGCATCCTTAGCCACCTCGTGCCCATCCTGCCCATCCGGGGCCAGCACAACCCAGATGAGGCCGCTGAAGGGCACCGGATGCCCAGGGACCACCACCTGGTACCAGAAGCGGTGCCAGCCGGCAGGGCCTGTGCCCAGACACTTGGTGAGGAACACAGGGCTGCCCAGCTTCATCCGTTGGCACAACAGCTGCAGGGCAGCCCGAGCCCCCTGGGACTCTAGCTTGTCCCTGGCTGGGGCCAATCGACTGCCCTCTGGCTGTAGGCACTGCAGTGAGGGACCCACAAGCTGCTGGCGGAGTCGCTGCTTCAGGTCTGGCTTAAGCCACTCCACCGCCACCTGTTCTCCGCAGAGGCGTGACTGCCCTACAGGAAAGAGAGACAAGGGGAGGTCTAAGCCCTGGATCCAagctcccaggccctgggaaccCTTTGGAGTCTACAAGGCCTGTTAAATTTCTAGCCTTCCCGTTTCCTggtggtgtgaccttgggcgagttaaCTTCTCCAACCTTCattgtgtttctttgaaaaggGGGTGTAGTAGCTGCTACCTTCTAAGTTTCCGTACTGGAGTGCTGGGGGATGCAGGCTTTGTCTACCTCATAACCATCATAATAGCTAACCTTTACTGTGATTACCTTTACTGTGAGCCCTTTTCACGACTCAGGCAATGTGCTAAATGTCAcctaattctcacaacagcccgAGGTAGGAAGTTCTATAGTACATAAAAGGTAGACTCAGTAGGACTGCCTAGGGCGGATTTAATTTCTCTCCAAACCCTCTCTTCATATCTAAAGAGGGAGATAATTCTGTTTCCTGGGAATGTTGGAGACTAAGTTATGAGATAATGCATGGGAAATGTTAACGTAGGTGGTACCTGGTGGCACCAGTGGAAATTAAAAATCTCAGGTCATATATAGTATGACGTCGAAAACTCAGGCATTCTTAACCCTACGATCTTGCTTTGCCCTCTATGCTGACGGGTAAAGTTCATGGCGAAATGTGTGCGGCCCCTACCAGCGGCCCCCCGCAGCCTCGCCCCCCTACCTTCCACCAGGGCTTTTTTGGCCATGGCGGCCGCGCGGTGCGAGTTGAACTTGAGCAGCGCAATCTGCGCGGGCGCCGGCCCGGGGCTGGGCATCAGCAGCGCCTCCTGCAGGCCGGAACCCAGGGGCTGCAGCGCGAGCAGCAGCGCGCGGCGGCTCAGACCCGGAGGCAGCCCGTCCACACTCAGCTCGCACTTCTCGGTACTGCGGCACACGAGCAGCGGGCAGGACGGCCGCAGCGGGTGGTTGTGCAGCGTGGCGATGGCTGCCTGCGCGCCCCTCCGCGAACTGTAGCGGGCGTAGGCGAAGCCGCGGTTCAGGCCGCTGAAGGTCATCATCAGGCGGAACTCGTAGAGGCGGCCCACGCGCTGGAACAGTGGGATCAGCTGGTGCTCGTAGACGTCCTGAGGCAGCCGCCCGATAAACACCTCCGACCCGGCCGGCGGCGGGCTGCCCACCCAGCCTGGGGAAGGGGCGGGAAGGGGCACCGTCATCCTACGGGACGGTTCCGGGTGCGGGCCCGGGAACCCAGCGCGAGAGGGCCTGTGCGCAAACGTCTGTGAAATGGGTGCAGCACTCGCACCCCGTGTCGTTGGCGTAACCGGGTGCCTGAGCTAACAACGgggctggcacagagtaggtgcacCTTAAGGCTGGCTCCCTCCCTTGAGGAGGCTAGGTGGGTGGGCGGAGAGCCACAGACAAGTTTCCTCAGCTGTTTGACTGGAGGGGGTGCAACGGACAGAGACTTCTgccagcagagcactgggacaggcccctcccccagagggtGCGGGTCGGGACCGTCGAGGCTGGTGGAGCCCGGCCGAGGTAGGGCTGGGGCTACCGTACCTGGGGGTGGCCCGCCATACTTCCTCTGCCCGTTCACCTGCACCAGGCGGATGCCCGTCTCCCTGACCCACGCCTCCAACGCCGCCTTGTTCTCTGGATTCACCCTCTCACACCACAGCTGAAGGCGAAAGGGCAGGTTGGAATGGCGGATCGCCGCGCCCGCCCCACCTCGCCTGTGCAGCCGGAGCCCAAGGGGCCACTTCTCCCTGCGCAGGTGGCACTTGTCGAGCCCCTCTTGCCATCCACTTACCTCACACTCCCGCTTGGACTGCATGGCTCTCCCTCCTGCTCGTTGGTACCCCCTTTATAACCTCCTCCGCATCTGCCTCTGGAAGCTTCCCtactcctcctccccccaagcTCTCATTGGCTCTGAACGCGACCCCGCCTCCCAAGGGGGTGGGGGTATCCACTGCACGTGCGCCGCGGGAACCTCGGACCCTCAGATGAAAGCTGGAAACCTTAACCGGTGAGTGTGCCACAGCCCCACCTCCTAGGGCATGGATGTGCGCTGGAGCCAGGAACCTCGGCGGCGCCCTTGACCCTGGGCAAATGCCCGTGGGGCCTACTGTAAGTCTTTCTCCCCACTTTCCCACCGCTCAAGCGGTTGGAATGCAAGGCCCAGGCTCCCAAAGGGAAGGCAGGGCTAGGCAACAGCGACGCAGGCAGGCTCCAGTGATTGAGTCATTTTATTGGACCTTTAAGGATTGGTTGGGGGAAGCATTCCCTCCATCTGGTTAGGGTCCT
This Ursus arctos isolate Adak ecotype North America unplaced genomic scaffold, UrsArc2.0 scaffold_5, whole genome shotgun sequence DNA region includes the following protein-coding sequences:
- the DND1 gene encoding dead end protein homolog 1, whose protein sequence is MQSKRECEVSGWQEGLDKCHLRREKWPLGLRLHRRGGAGAAIRHSNLPFRLQLWCERVNPENKAALEAWVRETGIRLVQVNGQRKYGGPPPGWVGSPPPAGSEVFIGRLPQDVYEHQLIPLFQRVGRLYEFRLMMTFSGLNRGFAYARYSSRRGAQAAIATLHNHPLRPSCPLLVCRSTEKCELSVDGLPPGLSRRALLLALQPLGSGLQEALLMPSPGPAPAQIALLKFNSHRAAAMAKKALVEGQSRLCGEQVAVEWLKPDLKQRLRQQLVGPSLQCLQPEGSRLAPARDKLESQGARAALQLLCQRMKLGSPVFLTKCLGTGPAGWHRFWYQVVVPGHPVPFSGLIWVVLAPDGQDGHEVAKDAVSARLLEALSESGASLLRPAEAGAMVKQ
- the WDR55 gene encoding WD repeat-containing protein 55 → MDRTCEERPAEDGSDEEDPDSTEASVRIRDTPEDIVLEAPASGLAFHPARDLLAAGDVDGDVFVFSYSCQEGETKELWSSGHHLKSCRAVVFSEDGQKLVTVSKDKAIHVLDVEQGRLERRISKAHGAPINSLLLVDENVLATGDDTGGIRLWDQRKEGPLMDMRQHEEYIADMALDPAKKLLLTASGDGCLGVFNIRRRRFELLSEPQSGDLTSVTLMKYGKKVACGSSEGTIYLFNWNGFGATSDRFALRAESIDCMVPVTESLLCTGSTDGVIRAVNILPNRVVGSVGQHAGEPVEKLALSHCGHFLASSGHDQRLKFWNMAQLRAVVVDDYRRRKKKGGPLRALSSKAWSTEDFFAGLREEGEDSTAQKEEEESEDDSD